A single window of Mangifera indica cultivar Alphonso chromosome 18, CATAS_Mindica_2.1, whole genome shotgun sequence DNA harbors:
- the LOC123201499 gene encoding probable RNA-dependent RNA polymerase 1, with translation MAKTISLFGFTSIKPAIEIKEFVEGYTGKGAVYDVVEVAQKEGSRAYAIVEFTTMEAAEYIVSMAAERRLWDGNSYLKARYVDHDRNSPEEKTPQHRIDNARLNFGWQISEENFYVLWSQENVSVKFDSDLRNFSCFLSYDSVDYKLNVPHETIWQIQLQRPHGQSVKFLVIQLYGAPLIYKKEIHWNRTVDFTPSSCIGQSTAMCLELPGRGHVPKALKDFFFYKESPGKFSLEKGSTFSNNSDLVPFISAPQGIDLPYRMLFKINSLIQHGCIPGPVLDAKFFRFFDPCIMDIAFMERALKKLFNLRECCYDPVSWLKEQYINYSRSKTLLGSPAIALDDGLVYVHKVLVTPTKIYCCGPEVSLSNRVLRSYPDDIDNFLRVSFVDEDMDRLFSTVLSPKASGGKRTRIYDRILSILRNGIVIGDKKFETLAFSNSQVRENTLWMFASRPGLTAADVRKSLGDFSEIKNVARYAARLGQSLSASRVAVHVGRKDMEIIPDVKVERKGIKYVFSDGIGKISSELAEEVTKKCGFTSYTPSAFQIRYAGFKGVVAVDPNSSVKLSLRPSMLKYESDSTSLDILDYSKYQPSFLNRQLITLLSTLSIKDDVFERKQREFIAQLDAILTDPSRALEALGFMCSGESANVLKEMLKCDYRPDEEPFLSLMLQTFRASSLHDLRTKARIFLPKGRHMMGTLDETGTLEYGQIFVQYSHSRSSQFSDDFSLQFRRKESSQTSVCEDRVVVAKNPCLHPGDMRVLKAVDVPALHHIVDCVVFPAKGKRPHPDECSGSDLDGDRYFVCWDPDLIPSRQFQPMDYTPGKSKVLHRDVTIEDVEKYFVDFIVNDSLGIISNAHVVFADKEPEKARSRQCLQLARQSSIAVDFPKTGVAAKIPSELRVDKYPDFMDKPEHMTYQSERVMGRLYREVKGIAPHEAAIKSFTKEIAIRSFDSDMEVDGFKKYVNEALHYKCEYDSQLSNLMKHFGIETEAEIVSGCIIKIAKCFDKRRDLDTITSATRSIRKEARAWFNKSCESGSSNSDGDDAYAKASAWYYVTYHHSYWGHCIKEGISREHFLSFPWCIYDTLIEIKNKKKNERLRAASDGHFLPSLVCHFGNGMRF, from the exons ATGGCTAAGACAATCAGCTTGTTTGGATTTACTTCAATTAAGCCTGCAATAGAAATTAAGGAATTTGTGGAGGGATACACTGGTAAAGGAGCAGTCTATGATGTAGTAGAAGTTGCGCAAAAAGAAGGCTCAAGGGCATACGCCATAGTTGAATTCACAACTATGGAAGCTGCAGAGTATATCGTGTCCATGGCTGCTGAACGACGTTTATGGGATGGAAATTCTTATCTGAAAGCTCGTTATGTTGACCATGATAGAAATTCACCTGAGGAGAAGACCCCGCAGCACAGGATTGATAACGCAAGACTGAACTTCGGCTGGCAGATTTCAGAGGAGAATTTTTATGTGCTCTGGTCACAGGAAAATGTTTCTGTGAAATTTGACTCCGATCTCAGAAATTTTAGCTGCTTTCTATCTTATGATTCTGTGGATTATAAGCTTAACGTTCCGCACGAGACAATTTGGCAGATCCAGCTACAACGCCCACATGGTCAGTCTGTGAAGTTTCTTGTCATCCAG TTATATGGTGCTCCTCTTATTTATAAGAAAGAAATCCACTGGAACCGGACAGTTGATTTTACTCCATCCTCCTGCATTGGACAATCAACTGCTATGTGTTTAGAGCTTCCAGGCAGGGGTCATGTTCCGAAAGCTCTGAAAGATTTCTTTTTCTACAAGGAAAGTCCAGGGAAGTTCAGTCTAGAGAAAGGTTCTACTTTCTCAAACAATTCTGATCTTGTCCCATTTATAAGTGCACCCCAAGGCATCGACTTGCCATATAGGATGCTGTTCAAAATCAATTCCTTGATTCAGCACGGCTGTATTCCTGGGCCAGTACTTGATGCCAAGTTCTTTCGCTTCTTTGATCCATGCATAATGGATATAGCATTCATGGAACGTGCATTGAAGAAGCTGTTTAATCTAAGAGAATGCTGCTATGATCCTGTAAGCTGGCTCAAAGAGCAATACATAAACTATTCTAGGTCTAAGACACTTCTTGGATCGCCTGCCATTGCCTTGGATGATGGGTTAGTATACGTGCACAAGGTTTTGGTAACCCCCACTAAGATATACTGTTGTGGTCCAGAAGTCAGTCTATCCAATCGCGTCTTACGCAGTTATCCTGATGACATCGATAATTTTCTTCGTGTTTCATTTGTTGATGAGGATATGGACAGATTGTTTTCAACAGTTTTATCTCCCAAGGCATCAGGAGGAAAGCGTACTAGAATTTATGACAGGATACTGTCAATTCTCCGAAATGGCATAGTCATCGGAGACAAGAAGTTCGAAACTCTTGCTTTCTCAAATAGTCAAGTAAGAGAGAATACCTTATGGATGTTTGCATCTAGACCTGGGCTTACTGCAGCAGATGTTAGAAAGAGCTTGGGTGATTTTAGTGAGATAAAAAATGTGGCAAGATACGCAGCCAGGCTTGGTCAGTCTTTGAGCGCATCCAGAGTAGCTGTGCACGTTGGTAGGAAGGACATGGAAATCATTCCTGATGTAAAAGTCGAAAGGAAAGGaattaaatatgttttctcTGATGGGATCGGGAAAATATCTTCTGAATTAGCAGAAGAAGTGACGAAAAAATGTGGTTTCACAAGTTATACTCCATCTGCATTCCAAATACGATATGCTGGGTTCAAAGGAGTTGTAGCTGTTGATCCAAATTCTTCAGTGAAATTATCATTAAGACCCAGTATGTTAAAATACGAATCAGACAGCACTAGTCTAGACATTTTGGACTATAGCAAATATCAGCCTTCTTTTCTAAATCGCCAGTTGATCACCCTTTTGTCGACGCTTAGTATTAAAGATGATGTTTTTGAAAGGAAGCAGAGGGAGTTCATAGCTCAATTAGATGCTATTTTGACAGACCCTTCAAGGGCACTTGAGGCACTTGGATTCATGTGTTCAGGGGAGAGTGCAAATGTTCTCAAGGAAATGCTTAAGTGTGATTATAGGCCAGATGAAGAACCGTTTCTCTCACTGATGCTACAGACATTCCGTGCATCAAGTCTGCATGACTTGCGAACGAAAGCAAGGATATTTCTTCCAAAAGGACGACATATGATGGGAACTCTGGATGAGACAGGGACATTAGAATATGGACAGATTTTTGTGCAGTATTCTCACTCCAGATCTAGTCAATTTTCGGATGATTTCTCCTTGCAGTTTCGCAGAAAAGAATCAAGTCAAACTAGTGTTTGTGAAGATAGGGTGGTGGTTGCTAAAAATCCATGTCTCCATCCAGGAGATATGCGCGTTTTAAAAGCTGTGGATGTGCCAGCCTTGCACCACATAGTTGATTGTGTGGTTTTCCCAGCAAAAGGAAAAAG ACCCCATCCAGATGAATGTTCAGGGAGTGACCTTGATGGCGATAGGTATTTTGTGTGCTGGGATCCTGATCTCATTCCTTCTCGTCAGTTTCAACCCATGGATTATACCCCTGGAAAATCTAAGGTTTTGCATCGTGATGTTACGATTGAG GATGTTGAGAAGTACTTCGTTGACTTTATTGTCAACGACAGCTTGGGCATAATCAGTAATGCCCATGTTGTCTTTGCAGATAAAGAACCTGAGAAAGCAAGGAGTAGGCAATGTCTTCAGCTCGCCCGGCAATCCTCCATTGCTGTGGATTTCCCAAAAACTGGTGTGGCAGCCAAAATACCAAGTGAACTTCGTGTTGATAAGTATCCAGACTTCATGGATAAGCCTGAGCATATGACCTATCAATCAGAGCGTGTGATGGGAAGGCTGTATCGAGAGGTAAAAGGCATTGCACCACATGAAGCGGCTATCAAATCCTTCACAAAGGAAATAGCAATTAGGTCTTTTGATTCAGATATGGAAGTTGATGGTTTCAAGAAATACGTCAATGAAGCTCTCCATTACAAATGCGAGTACGATAGTCAGCTGAGTAATCTGATGAAGCATTTTGGCATTGAAACTGAGGCAGAAATAGTCAGTGGCTGCATCATTAAAATAGCAAAATGTTTTGATAAAAGAAGGGATTTGGATACAATTACTTCTGCCACAAGGTCCATAAGAAAAGAAGCTAGGGCCTGGTTCAACAAGTCATGTGAGTCAGGTTCTAGTAATTCTGATGGTGATGATGCATATGCAAAGGCTTCAGCATGGTATTATGTAACATACCATCATAGTTATTGGGGTCACTGCATCAAAGAAGGAATTAGCCGTGAACATTTCCTTAGCTTTCCATGGTGTATTTATGACACCCTCATTGAGatcaagaataaaaagaaaaatgagcgACTAAGAGCAGCAAGTGATGGACATTTTCTTCCATCACTAGTATGCCATTTCGGTAATGGAATGCGCttttag
- the LOC123201501 gene encoding probable RNA-dependent RNA polymerase 1, whose amino-acid sequence MAKTISLFGFTSIKSAIEIKEFVEGCTGKGTVYDVKEVARKKGSRAYAIVEFTTTEAAERVLSKAAERRIWDGNSFLKARYVDHDRNSPEEKTPQHRIDSARLNFGCQISEEKFHVLWSQENVSVKFDSDLRNFSCFLSYDSVDYKLNVPHETIWQIQLQRPHGQSVKFLVIQLYGAPLIYKREIHWNRTVDFTPSSCIGQSTAMCLELPGRGHVPKALKDFFFYKESPGKFSLEKGSAFSNNSDLVPIISPPQDIDLPYRTLFKINSLIQHGCIPGPVLDAKFFRFFDPSIMDIAFMERALEKLFNLRECCYDPVSWLKEQYINYSRSKTLLGSPAIALDDGLVYVHKVLVTPTKIYCCDPEVSLSNRVLRSYPDDIDNFLRVSFVDEDMDRLFSTVLSPRASGGKRTRIYDRILSILRNGIVIGDKKFETLAFSNSQLRENTLWMFASRPGLTAADVRKSLGDFREIKNVARYAARLGQSLSASRVAVHVGRKDMEIIPDVEVERKGTKYVFSDGIGKISSELAEEVTKKCGFTSYTPSAFQIRYAGFKGVVAVDPNSSVKLSLRPSMLKYESDSTSLDILDYSKYQPSFLNRQLITLLSTLGIKDDVFERKQREFIAQLDAILTDPSRALEALGFMCSGESANVLREMLKCDYRPDEEPFLSLMLQTFRASTLQDLRTKARIFLPKGRHMMGTLDETGTLEYGQIFVQYSHSRSSQFSDDFSLQSRRKESSQTSVCEGRVVVAKNPCLHPGDMRVLKAVDVPALHHIVDCVVFPAKGKRPHPDECSGSDLDGDRYFVCWDTDLIPPHQFQPMDYTPGKAKVLHRDVTIEDVEKYFVDFIVNDSLGIINNAHVVFADKEPEKARSKRCIQLARQSSIAVDFPKTGVAAKIPSELRVNKYPDFMDKPEHMTYQSERVMGRLYREVKGIAPHEAAIKSFTKEIAIRSFDSEMEVDGFKKYVNEALRYKCEYDSQLSNLMKHFGIETEAEIVSGCFIKIAKCFDKRRDLDTITSATRSIRKEASAWFKKSSESGSSNSDGDDAHAKASAWYYVTYHHSYWGHCIKEGISREHFLSFPWCIYDTLIEIKNKKKNERLRAASDGHLLPSLVCHFSNGMRF is encoded by the exons ATGGCTAAGACAATCAGCTTGTTTGGATTTACTTCAATTAAGTCTGCAATAGAAATTAAGGAATTTGTGGAGGGATGCACTGGTAAAGGAACAGTCTATGATGTAAAAGAAGTTGCTCGAAAAAAAGGCTCAAGGGCATACGCCATAGTTGAATTCACAACCACGGAAGCTGCAGAGCGTGTCCTGTCCAAGGCTGCTGAACGACGTATATGGGATGGAAATTCTTTTCTGAAAGCTCGTTATGTTGACCATGATAGAAATTCACCTGAGGAGAAAACCCCACAGCACAGGATTGATAGCGCAAGATTGAACTTCGGCTGCCAGATTTCAGAGGAGAAGTTTCATGTGCTCTGGTCACAGGAAAACGTTTCTGTGAAATTTGACTCCGATCTCAGAAATTTTAGCTGCTTTCTATCTTATGATTCTGTGGATTATAAGCTTAACGTTCCGCACGAGACAATTTGGCAGATCCAGCTACAACGCCCACATGGTCAGTCTGTGAAGTTTCTTGTTATCCAG TTATACGGTGCTCCTCTTATTTATAAGAGAGAAATCCACTGGAACCGGACAGTTGATTTTACTCCATCCTCCTGCATTGGACAATCAACTGCTATGTGTTTAGAGCTTCCAGGCAGGGGTCATGTTCCGAAAGCTCTGAAAGATTTCTTTTTCTACAAAGAAAGTCCAGGGAAGTTCAGTCTAGAGAAAGGTTCTGCTTTCTCAAACAATTCTGATCTTGTCCCAATTATAAGTCCACCCCAAGACATCGACTTGCCATACAGGAccttattcaaaatcaattccTTGATTCAGCACGGTTGTATTCCTGGGCCAGTACTTGATGCCAAGTTCTTTCGCTTCTTTGATCCAAGCATAATGGATATAGCATTCATGGAACGTGCATTGGAGAAGCTGTTTAATCTAAGAGAATGCTGCTATGATCCTGTAAGCTGGCTCAAAGAGCAATACATAAACTATTCTAGGTCTAAGACACTTCTTGGATCGCCTGCCATTGCCTTGGATGATGGGTTAGTATACGTGCACAAGGTTTTGGTAACCCCCACTAAAATATACTGTTGTGATCCAGAAGTCAGTCTATCCAATCGTGTCTTACGCAGTTATCCTGATGACATCGATAATTTTCTTCGTGTTTCATTTGTTGATGAGGATATGGACAGATTGTTTTCAACAGTTTTATCTCCCAGGGCATCAGGAGGAAAGCGTACTAGAATTTATGACAGGATACTGTCAATTCTCCGAAATGGCATAGTCATCGGAGACAAGAAGTTCGAAACTCTTGCTTTCTCAAATAGTCAATTAAGAGAGAATACCTTATGGATGTTTGCATCTAGACCTGGACTTACTGCAGCAGATGTTAGAAAGAGCTTGGGTGATTTTCGTGAGATAAAAAATGTGGCAAGATACGCAGCCAGGCTTGGTCAGTCTTTGAGCGCATCCAGAGTAGCTGTGCACGTTGGTAGGAAGGACATGGAAATCATTCCTGATGTAGAAGTCGAAAGGAAAGGAACTAAATATGTTTTCTCTGATGGGATCGGGAAAATATCTTCTGAATTAGCAGAAGAAGTGACGAAAAAATGTGGTTTCACAAGTTATACTCCATCTGCATTCCAAATACGATATGCTGGGTTCAAAGGAGTTGTAGCTGTTGATCCAAATTCTTCAGTGAAATTATCATTAAGACCCAGTATGTTAAAATACGAATCAGACAGCACTAGTCTAGACATTTTGGACTATAGCAAATATCAGCCTTCTTTTCTAAATCGTCAGTTGATCACCCTTTTGTCCACTCTTGGTATTAAAGATGATGTTTTTGAAAGGAAGCAGAGAGAGTTCATAGCTCAATTAGATGCTATTTTGACAGACCCTTCAAGGGCACTTGAGGCACTTGGATTCATGTGTTCAGGGGAGAGTGCAAATGTTCTCAGGGAAATGCTTAAGTGTGATTATAGGCCAGATGAAGAACCGTTTCTCTCACTGATGCTACAGACATTCCGTGCATCAACTCTGCAGGACTTGCGAACTAAAGCAAGGATATTTCTTCCCAAAGGACGACATATGATGGGAACTCTGGATGAGACAGGGACATTAGAATATGGACAGATTTTTGTGCAGTATTCTCACTCCAGATCTAGTCAATTTTCGGATGATTTCTCCTTGCAGTCTCGCAGAAAAGAATCAAGTCAAACTAGTGTTTGTGAAGGAAGGGTGGTGGTTGCTAAAAATCCATGTCTCCATCCAGGAGATATGCGCGTTTTAAAAGCTGTGGATGTGCCAGCTTTGCACCACATAGTTGATTGTGTGGTTTTCCCAGCAAAAGGAAAAAG GCCCCATCCAGATGAATGTTCGGGGAGTGACCTTGATGGCGATAGGTATTTTGTGTGCTGGGATACAGATCTCATTCCTCCTCATCAATTTCAACCCATGGATTATACCCCTGGAAAAGCTAAGGTTTTGCATCGTGATGTTACAATTGAG GATGTTGAGAAGTACTTCGTTGACTTTATTGTCAACGACAGCTTGGGCATAATCAATAATGCCCATGTTGTCTTTGCAGATAAAGAACCGGAGAAAGCAAGGAGTAAGCGATGTATTCAGCTCGCCCGGCAATCCTCCATTGCTGTGGATTTTCCAAAAACTGGTGTGGCAGCCAAAATACCAAGTGAACTTCGTGTCAATAAGTATCCAGACTTCATGGATAAGCCTGAGCATATGACCTATCAATCAGAGCGTGTGATGGGAAGGCTGTATCGAGAGGTAAAAGGCATTGCACCACACGAAGCTGCTATCAAATCCTTCACAAAGGAAATAGCAATTAGGTCTTTTGATTCAGAAATGGAAGTTGATGGTTTCAAGAAATATGTCAATGAAGCTCTCCGTTACAAATGTGAGTACGATAGTCAGCTGAGTAACCTGATGAAGCATTTTGGCATCGAAACTGAGGCAGAAATAGTCAGTGGATGCTTTATTAAAATAGCAAAATGTTTTGATAAAAGAAGGGATTTGGATACAATTACTTCTGCCACAAGGTCCATAAGAAAAGAAGCCAGTGCCTGGTTCAAGAAGTCAAGTGAGTCAGGTTCTAGTAATTCTGATGGTGATGATGCACATGCAAAGGCTTCAGCATGGTATTATGTAACATACCATCATAGTTATTGGGGTCATTGCATCAAGGAAGGAATTAGCCGTGAACATTTCCTTAGCTTTCCATGGTGTATTTATGACACCCTCATTGAGatcaagaataaaaagaaaaatgagcgACTAAGAGCAGCAAGTGATGGACATTTACTTCCATCACTAGTATGCCATTTCAGTAATGGAATGCGCttttag